From Methanomassiliicoccales archaeon:
CCAACAGTGCTGTGCTGGTCCTCGTCGCTGTGCTGACCTTCCTGGCCGGGTGGGAAGGAGAGGTGCCAGCCCTGATCTTCATGAGCGCGATATGCGTCGCCGCGGCGGATACGACGGCCAGCGAGCTGGGCGTTCTCTCCGACAGGGTGTATATGATCACCACCTTCAAGCGGGTCCCCCCAGGAGTGGACGGGGGGGTCTCCCTGTACGGCACGTCGTGGGCCATTATGGCGAGCGCCTTTGCCGCTTTGATCGGATGGGTGGTCATATTAGGAACTGTGCCACAACCGCTGGTGCTGATCCCCATCGCCATGGGAGTTTTGGGCTGTTTCATTGATAGTGTGATCGGCGCGACATTGGAAACAATGGGCTGGATCAGCAAGTTGTGGAACAACGTGACCTCCATGGCATTGGGGGCGGCGATTGCCCTGTTGCTGCTCCTCTGAACAAACAGTTTTAATTGCCAGCACCCCTATGTAATAGGGGTTGTCGAGTTGGTAGGAAAGGAGGAGTTCGGGGCCTTTCTGATAATTCAGGAAGAGGTCAATGTGGTATCGACCTTCTTGCATCGTTTGGTCGAAGAGGGGCTCGACACGGTCCTGGTATCT
This genomic window contains:
- a CDS encoding DUF92 domain-containing protein, which produces MITLEQAAIVLALCATLSLLSWKLELLTLDGSLASFIIGMVLGLFGGIGWLLLLIVFALTGFVVTRYKMELKIRKGVQEGHKGERSYRNVVANSAVLVLVAVLTFLAGWEGEVPALIFMSAICVAAADTTASELGVLSDRVYMITTFKRVPPGVDGGVSLYGTSWAIMASAFAALIGWVVILGTVPQPLVLIPIAMGVLGCFIDSVIGATLETMGWISKLWNNVTSMALGAAIALLLLL